Part of the Mycolicibacterium mengxianglii genome is shown below.
AGCTTTTGCATCATCAGTGTTCTCCGCGAGCGCGAGTTCGCCGACGAGAATCTGCCGGGCCTTCGCCAACATGCGCTTCTCGCCGGCAGACAGACCACGTTCCTGGTCACGACGCCACAGATCACGCACGACCTCGGCGACTTTGTTCACGTCGCCCGACGCCAGCTTCTCCAGATTGGCCTTGTACCGGCGCGACCAGTTGGTCGGCTCCTCGGTATGAGGCGCGCGCAGCACCTGGAAGACCTTGTCCAGACCCTCTTGCCCGACAACATCCCGGACACCGACATACTCAGCGTTGTCCGCGGGAACACGAACGGTGAGATCGCCCTGGGAAACCTTCAGAACGAGGTATTCCCTCTGCTCGCCCTTGATGGTCCGGGTTTCGATCGCCTCGATCAACGCAGCACCGTGATGTGGATAGACAACGGTGTCTCCGACCTTGAAAATCATCTGATTCGAGCCCCTTTCGCTACTCCACAATAGCACGGGGCCCCTTCGGGCGTCTCCCAACGGTGCAGGTCAGGGGCCAGAAGAGCGGCGACTCGGGGTTGACATGAGCGCCAAAGCGTGCAGGTAGCAAGGCCGTTCGGCCCGGTATCTGACTCCCCAGCAATCCCGGGATACCGGCCGTCGCGGTGTCATTGCCGCGGTTGCTGCGGCCTTCCCGGCAACCCTTGAGTACCGCGCGTCGTCGGCACCTACTACTCTGCATAGTCGAATCAAGGCGCCCGCTAGCAGGAGGCTCTCAGTGCCGATGGACAAGCCCGTCAACAAGCCGTTCGCACGCTTGGCGCTCGCGGTCGGCGGCGTGCTCGCAGCCACCGCACTCGTCGGCTGCGGCGCTGGACAGATCTCCCAGGTGGCCACTCAGCTGCCGGCCATCAACGGCAGCGCCGGCGGTGTCGAGA
Proteins encoded:
- the carD gene encoding RNA polymerase-binding transcription factor CarD, with protein sequence MIFKVGDTVVYPHHGAALIEAIETRTIKGEQREYLVLKVSQGDLTVRVPADNAEYVGVRDVVGQEGLDKVFQVLRAPHTEEPTNWSRRYKANLEKLASGDVNKVAEVVRDLWRRDQERGLSAGEKRMLAKARQILVGELALAENTDDAKADVILEEVLAAAS